The genomic DNA TAGAATTGGCAACTTCATACACTCCAAAATTTTCGGGAGAAACCTCTATGGTGATTGCTTTTTTATCTTTAGCACTGCCAATTAATATGGATTCGGATACAAAAACCTGACGTTTTTTTGCAATCGCAATTGCTTCCTCAATAGTCGAGGCATATTGAAGAATCTCTCTGTTTAAGATAGAAATTGGTGTTTTGGCGATTAGGGGAATTTTAGACTTTCCAGCATTGATGGTAACTGTAATACCATGTTCATTCATTCCGGAAACGACTCCAATCATGCCTCCCCAGGTTACAGACATAAATTTGTGCCCTTCTGTTGGATTTACAAATGCAATTATTTTTTCTTTTGCAAAATCGTCACCAGCGTAGAAGTCAAAATTCCTACCAATTATTAAGCTACCATCGTCTGTTTTTTCTCCCCAGGCAGCAAATGAAGAGCAACCAACCAAAGCCAAATCTTGTAGCGCATGTCCAATATCATGAGCGCCATGTAAGTATAAAACTCTTAAATAAGGGTTAGCGATGTGGTCATAACCTAATGAAGCATATTTTGAAAGCCCATATATCTCGGTTTTATATTCTTCGGGAATATGTAGATACATTTTTCTATTAAACCAAGCTAAGAATTTGCGTAATAGCGCTTGTTTTGTTTTTGAAGGTACAAAATCATTAATCTTAGATAAGAAAACCTGTTCTTGATTATTAAATAGCTCTTTTGTTAAGCTTCCAGTAATTAAACCTCTTTCATACGGATCACCTTCCACATAAAGTTCCCATAAACCTTGTTTGTTTTTCGTAAGAAAGTTGTCGTGTAAAACATATGTAGAGTCCGAAATTTTAATTCTTTCAGGGATAGATGAATTATATTTGCTAACATCTGGAACATCATTAAGGGATTTTGAGATGCCACACGATGATACTAAAAGTAGAAGCATAAAAAAGCAAAACCACTTTACTATTTTCATCTCCTTTAGATACATATAATTGAAGTTATTTTAAGGTGTTCATTATACACTATTTTCGACTTGTTTCCTGTTCGTTATTAACTTTTAATATTTTATTTAATAAATAGTCTTTACCTAAAATTTCGGAACACGTTGTCACAGCACTTATTGTAACTCCCAAGATGCCATGCATATTTAGACTTTGACCTGTAAACATTAAGTTTTTAATTTTTGTTCTTGGCGATAAAAAAGATTGCATTGGTTTATTAACATCTTTAACATAACCATACATAGACCCTCTATTACTTCCTATATAATCCCTATATGACAATGGAGTAGATGTGTACATCTCTTGAATGCAATCTCTAATATTTGGAAATTTAAGCTCTAGTTCTTTTATTAATTTTTCGGCTTTTTCTTCTTTAAACTGTTCATAGGTTTGACCTCTTTCATTTTTATGGGCCACAGTATTAAATGTATCTACCCAAGGTTTAAGTTCATCATAATGCATGTAGGTCATTACCGTTATATTATCTCCATAATCGTCCATATTTTTCTTAACAGACATGGACATCATGTACCCTTCTGGCCAACTTTCCTGAGTGTATTTGTGAACATCCCAAACATTATCGGGGTTTTTAAAATGATAGAAGTTTTTATTTTCGTATTTAAATGAATTTGGTTTTAAAACAATGTATAAACTAAACGCAGCAATGGTGCTTTCAATTTTATCAACTCTATTGGTGTAGGACTTTCTAAATTTATCTTCGCCAACAAGCTTTAAAGTCAGTTTAGGTTCAATATTAGAGATAAACAAATCCCCTTTTATTTCTTTTCCGTTCGAGCAAATGGCTGAAGTAATTTTACCATCATCAAAACCAAATTTAACAACGTCATGGTGCTTGTAAGTTTCTCCGCCGTGTTCTTTTAATTTTTTAATTAATGCTTTAGTTATTTGGCTACCGCCATTAATACATCTATAGGCACTTTCTATATATGAATTTATTGTCAAAGCATGGACATAAAAAGGTGTACGCTCACCATCACCAGCATATAAAAAATTTGTTCCTGCAAGTACTGCTTGCAGTTTTTTATTATTAGTTAGTGAATTGATGTACTTTTTTGCTTGAAGCTGAAAAATGTCCATATTATCATAGTAAGGTTTGCCTTGTTTCAAGTTATACAATGGAAAACTATCACAGGTTTCCTTTAACTTGTTACAATAAGTTACTATGGCAGATTCTTCTTCGGGAAACTGTTTTATTAAAACTTCAATGAATTTTTCGTAACCCTGTGCGTGTCTATATTCGATGGGATCATTATCGAAAGTAACGATGTCAAACCCATTTTCGTCTAGCTTTTTAAGGGATAAATCATCTATAATGTCAATATATTTAAAGTATTGATACAGGTTTTGCCCTTTGTCAAGTCCACCAATATAATGTACACCAGTATCAAATATGGTTTTGTTTCTCACAAAAGTTTGCAAATTACCACCATATTGGTTGTTTTTTTCAAGCACACAAACACTATAACCTTCTTTTGCTAAAATGATTGCAGAAGCCAAACCTCCTAATCCACTTCCAACTATTACAACATCATAGTGTGTTTTCATCTATTTTTTTATCGTTTAAAAATAATAAGGTTCTCATTCTCGTAATCCGACTTAAAACCTAAAGCATTAATTGTTTCTGTATATAAATTTCGACTTTCTTTTAGTAAAATTAAAAGATTAATATGGCTATTCAAGATGCTGTTTATTTGTTTTGGAGTAACCCCGTTTATATTAATTATTAATACGTTTGCGGGACTCTTTAAAGCGTCATCTATAGTATTTTCAAAATTAATACGGTTATGCTTATTTGTAATAAAACTATTTTGAAGCATCATTGTAACAGCAGTATCTTCAATATAAGAAATTATTTTCCTGTCGATAGCATCTAAAGATAACAGAAAATCCAGTTGCCCATAATCTTTTGAAAGATGAAGGATCGTATCTTTTTTATCAATGGTATTTAAAATAACACTATAAGTCTCTTTATACGTTTTAAGGTCTTCTTTAACCATTTTGTATAAAGCATCACCTTTATATCTATAGTCTTCTAATACTATTTCATGAAAGTAAGTATCGTGTTCAATGTCTTGTCTTAAATCATTAAATTGCTGCTTAAAATCTGCGCTAATATTTTTTGTACGTTGTTTATAACTTTCCCCGAATGATTTATTTTCAATGGGAATCCTCTCCAATATTTTTACAGTAAGACTTCCGTTTCTAATAAGGAAACTACCTTTTGGATTAACCTCCGAATTACCATGAATAAGTACTGGGATAATATCTAAATTTAATTGTTCTGCTAAATAAAAAGCTCCTTTATGAAAGCGTTTCATTTTGTTTGTTAAAGATCTTGTTCCTTCTGGGAAAGCCATTAGCGAGTACCCTTGATTAACTTTTCTCTGAAGATGAGATACCCCGTTTTCGATACCACTGGAAACAGGGTAAAACCCGGCAGCTTGAACAGCTTTACCAAAAACAGGCGAATTGTAAACCCAATCGTTCACCAAAAATATAATTTTTGGATGTAGCATACCAACGGCTAAAATGTCTAGAAAAGAGGTGTGATTTGCAATAATTATTGCAGGCTTTTCAAACGTTTCATTACTCAGGTTTATAACGTTCTTTTTTAGAAAAGGGTTAGTATATAAAACCGATTTCATATACTTTGAAACTGTTTTATGAAACCACCTCATCTTCACTTTTTTGCTTACAGGAATAATTTTAAGTAGCGTAGCACTAAACAAAGAGATTAAAAGCCCTCCTAATCCAAAGTATCCAAATGACAGAATAGAGTGTATTAATAGTCTTAATGTTATGGGGCGTTTTGTTTTGCTACCAATAAAAAGCTTAAATAATGATGGCTGAATTGTGAATGAAATAATTACTGCAGATAAAATTCCAATAATGGACACTAAAGAAATAGAATACAATGCAGGGTGCTTAGCAAATATTAAAACACCAACTCCTAAAATAGTTGTGATAACAGATAAAATAATAGATGTTTTATGCGTGGCAAAAGCTTTCTCTCCAGTTTTATATTCGTGAAGTAAGCCATTAGTAATAAAAATGCTATAGTCTATTCCTAAACCAAAAATAAAAGTGGAAATAATAATATTGAAAATATTGAATTCAATATGAAATAACCCCATCACTCCAATGGTCAATAGCCAAGTTAATGCTATGGGGATGCTTGTTACTAAAGTTAATGAAAGGCTTCTGTAAAACAGTAAAAGAAGTAGTAATACAACAACTAATGAATAAACGACCAAATTATTGAAGTCATTTTTTAGATTTCCTAAAAAAGTTTCATTCATTTGTTGTCTATCAATAACTAACGTTTGTGAGTTGTTCTTAAAAATATCTATTAATTCCTGTGTGTTTTCATCTTGAACTTTAACTAAAGTAGTTACCGTAATAAAATGGTCTTTTGAAGTAATATAATCTTCGGTTGAAATAGTTTTTAAAGCCTTATAATCTTCCGTTTGTAAAGGTTTAAAAACGGTGTTTAAAAGTGTATAGAATGAATGAAATGTAGTGGGTTTAAAGCCAAATGTGTTGCCACTTTCAATAAGGTTGTTTGTAGTGTTTGCAATGGTTTCATCATTCCAAAAAGCATTCCATTTTGCAATACGTTGTTTTTGCTTTTTTTCTGAATGAATTAAAGTTCCAATAGAACTGAAATCTATAATTTTTTTTTCTGTTTTAAGCGCTTGTAGTTTTTTATAAATGTTATCATTTATTTCTAGAGCATCTTTTTCAGAATTATCATAAGCTGCTAAATACACAGATTTTGATGCGATATTAGTTAATGCATCTAAACGCATCTGAGCTTCTTTAAGATGTTGTGGTTCGTAGTTAAGCTTTGTTAAATCTTTGTTGAAACCAACCCTGTTATAGGTGAAAAAACTAATAACAAATGCAACTAAGAGTGTTATAATGAGTCCCTTTTTTTTATGAAAATGAAAACCGGCAAGGTTGTCTATAAGTGTGTTTTTTTTAACCTTTTTTACAGAGTCTCTATATGCTAGAGGAATAAAAAGCAAGGCAAAAACAGAAGCGCCTATAACACTTATTGCAGCAAAAATACCCAAATCCTGTAAAGCTTGCGAGTTTAAAAATAGCAAACACAAAAATGCCAAAGCAGTAGTTAAGCTGCTCATTAATAATGGTTTTGTAATCTCTTTATATAGAGATTTAATATTGTTATTACTTCGTATATGTGTTAGTATATGAAGCGAATAATCTAAAGTTACACCAAGCAATACAGAGCCTATACCTAGAGAGATTGCTGAAATTTTTACGCGAATGATATAAAGCAAAGCAACCGCCAATAAGCCTCCGAAAAGTGTTGGGACAAATAAGATGACCGGAATGCTTATCTTTTTATAAAAAACAATGAGAATGATTAGTAAAATGCTCATTGCAATACCAACTGTAAATTGAATATCCTGTTTAATTTGCCTGGCATTTGCTACAGCAATTAGTACACCTCCAAAATATTCGCTTTGTGCTTTGTTTTTAAATGTATTATTAAGTTGATTACTTATTTTATATAAATGTTCAGCAAATTTTGCGTTTTCGGCAGTTTCACTAGAGCCGAAAGTTGGAGTAATAAATAGCAAGAGATGATTTTTGTCTTTACTAATCAAAAAGCCATTATGAAAACTAAAATCATCGCCAAAACCCAGTTGTTGTAGCTTTTTTAAAGCAATAAACGACAAACCTAAAGGGTCTTTTAAGATGCTTTCTTTGGCAATAAATCCGGAAGGTGATACTAAAGTCTTGTAATTGCTATGTGTTATGGCATCAATGCTATCTTTTTGAATTTTATTTTTAATGGTTGTATAATCACTTTCGTCTAAAAAAAGTGGCAAATTTTTATAAACAAAATCTAAAGTTTCAAGGATATCTTCATCTTCAACTTTTCCCTGAATTTGTTTAACATATTTACTGGACGTTATATTTATGCTGTCCATTAATTGTGATGCGTATTGCGTTATATCATCAAGAGAACCATTGGGTTCCTTTGCGATATTTACAATAATTTTATCAGCAAAATTTACGGTTTTTAAAACCTTTTGTGCTTCAGAGGTTTTATCATTTGACGGAATGAGTTTAGTGATATCCTCTTCAAATTCAATTTTGGATGCTACAAATAGCAACGATAAAAGCATTAGGAACAAAACACTAAAACTTATCAGCTTTTTAGCAGCAATTTTTTTATATATGTTATAAAAAACGCTATCCATTATTGAGTACTACTTTTTTATCTAAAATTAAAAAAAGGAAATAACTTAAAACCCCCAAACTTGTTGCGGTTATTATTGCTAAAGAAAAACTACCGACAATATAGGTTTTAAGATGTTTTAAAACTTCAAAATTTTCGATCATTTCTTCTCTTGTGTATTCTAATTCTACTCCTAAAAGATATTGACCCATTTTTGAACTGGTATAAAGTATAAAAGGAATAAAAGGCGGGATGCTAATGTTTGAAAAAACAAAAGCAATCGTTTTATTTAATTTAAAAATTAAAGCTAAAAAAATAACAAGTGCTGTATGAAATCCCCAAAAAGGAGATAGACCAATAAAAAGACCTAAAGCTATAGATAATGCTTTTTTAGAAGCAGCATCTTGTGTACCAAATAAGTCTTCTTTAAAAAACCGTTTAAATCCTTTTTTTTTTAATTTTCTAAAAAAATTTCGTGGTTTAATATATATAAGAGTAAGTATTACAAACCATGTATTTAGAATGCTTATTCGCGTAAAATCTTTAAATGGTCTAAAATGAGAAACGCGTTCGGTTTCATCATATAACACGCGGACTGGTATATTTTTAACGTCTACTCCAGACCAAGCGGACTTTACTATAACTTCGATTTCAAATTCAAATTTAGAGGTATAGAATTTAAGCTTTTTTAGTGCTTTTAAAGGATACAGTCTAAATCCGGATTGTGTATCTTGAAGCTTAATCCCAGTTTCTGCCCAAAACCAAAAGTTTGAAAATTTGTTACCGAAACTACTTTTTTTAGGTACGTTTTTTTGGCTCATATTTCGAGCACCAATGAGTAATATGTTTTTGTTGTCGCTTTTTTCAAGTTCATCAACAAAAGCAGGAATGTCTTCTGGAAAATGTTGACCATCAGAATCTATAGTAATTGCAAAATGATACCCTAAAGTTTCGGCATGTTTAAAACCCATGCGTAATGCATTACCTTTGCCTTTATTTTTTTCTATATGAATGTGTTGAAGTTGTGAATACCCTTTAAGAATTTGTACTGTATTATCCGTAGACCCATCATTAATGATAATAATGTGTTGTGTAAATTGTAAAATGCCATCGATAACTTGCTTTAATGTGCGATCGTTATTGTATGTTGGAATTAACACACACACGCCTAAATCGGTGATTTTTTGATTGGTTAGGTTAATATTCACTTTATTGAAACCTTAAAGCATTATTGGCTCGAAATTACTGTTTTTTCTTCATCACTAAAAGCTTTGGACTGTAAAATATAATCTTTAATGTGATGCCTTAGATTAGAAGAAGTAATGTTTTTGAAATGTTTTAAAATGAACTGTTTATCTTCTTCAATATGACCTTTATACTTTAAAAGCTTTGGTGTGTTTTCTTGAATTCCTAAGCGAACAAAACGAACTTCTATATTATTTGATGATTTTTCTATGGCATGCTCTACATATGAAACGCCTTCTATAAACAGTTTCTTTTTGTCTTTAACTTTTTTTTCTTGTTTAGCTAATAAAGCAATGGCTGCACCCTTGTAAGCGACTAGGGTAGGGTCATCTTTTTTAGTTATTTTTAAAAGCAGGTTATTAAAAGTTTCTATTTTGGTATGGTCTTGGGCAGCTTCTTTATATGCGTTTCTAACGGTACCCATATCTATTGATAGCGTATTTATACTTATTGCTGATATGAGTACCATTAAAAATTTCATATATAAATTATTTTACTATAAAATTTGTAGTAGATTTTAAAGCTATGGTATCTTCAAATTTAGAAATGTTTTTTACTTTATAACCTTCATCTGTTTCAGAAATATCTAGCTTTAATTCCAGTTCTGGTGTATTAAAAGGGTTAATTATAGCCATGAATTTAATATTATTTGCAGATTGTGTAAATAACTTTTTTTTGACAACATTTTCGGTAATTTCTTTAATAATTTGCATCATACAAACACCTGGCATCACCGGATTATCAGGGAAATGCCCTTTAAAAATAACATGGTCTTTGTTAATAAAAATATTCGCTGTTATCGAATTATCAACAACCTCTAAATTATTTACTTTATATAAGCCTTCTAATAACATATTTGTTTAAAAATTGAATTTATAAAATAGCCCCAATTGAAATACGCCATTAAATTGGATCTCATCTTGATACTGCTCCGATTCAAAATCGTGCCAAGTGCCTGAAAAAACATCTATCAATCCTTGTTTGTACCTGGCTTCAAAACCTAAACCGTTTTTAAACTCTAAGCCAATACCAATATTAATAGTAACATCTATAAAGGTAATATCATTTCCTTCATCTCTATTTGAAATCCCAATGGCAGTATCATCTACATCAAAGTCAAATCCAGGGCCAATTAAGAAACGAAATCCGGAATCTTTAACATAGAAATTATTGATTGCCGAGATTGAAATATAGTGTATTTCAATGTCATCAATACCAGAAGTGTTTCTAGCTCGCCCACCTTGATTGGAATATCCTATTTCTGGTTGTAACGCATATAAATCTGAAAATCTAAAATGCCCAAAGACACTAAAATATCCACTTGTTTTTTGGTCTAAGTTAGCATTAGAAAGATTAGATAGGTTAATACCACCTCGTATTCCGAATGATTTTTTTGTTTGCGAGTAAGAACTTGTAAAAATTCCAAATGCTACTAAAATGAATAAAATATTTTTCATGATTTTTTATTTATGGATTCAAGGCTCATAGGCTTAATATTTTTATATGACTGATAATTTACTCATTTAAAAATCAAACTTATAAGTTGCTCCTATTTGAACAACTTTGTTTAGTAATAAATCATCTACATTATTATTTCCATTGGTGTTATTAACATTACTTCCAAAAATATCAACTACTCCTATATTATATCTAGCTTCTATCCCTAAACCGAAAGGGAAATCATAACCCAAACCACCGAAAAATAAAAAATCAAAACCTTCTAAATCATCATAATTATCACCTACTTTAATGTTTATAGCAGGACCAAGAATAGCATGTAAGCCAATTGCTTTAATAGGATAAAATTTGTTTGCTAAAGCGACACCTAAATACTGGATCTCTAAATCATCTAGTCCAGAAATCGTAGACTTTCCTCCTTGTCTTGAATAATTTATTTCTGGTTGTAATGCATAAAATTTTACAAATTTAATTTCGGCAAACGCGCCAATATAAAGATCTGTTTTATCATCTAAATTGGTGTTAGTCAAGTTCGAAAAATTAGCACCAGCCCTAACGCCTGGCTTAATTTTTATTTGAGAAAAGGCAACTGTACTTACTACAATCAATGCCAATGTTAAAAGTGATTTTTTCATTTAATTAATTGATTTTAAATTAATTTTTAGTTTAATATTTGAATGTGAAATTTTAATTTTATTTGCAATAATATCATTAATTTCTAAAAATAAAAAGGTGACTTTTTCTTTCCCATTTTTAACACGAATGATTTTGTTTAACTGTTGTGTTTTAAAATAAAAATGCTTTTTGTTCTCTAAAGCAGTTTCATAAATTAGAGTGTCTTGTGATGAATACGATTTAATAACTGGTATTTTCTCTTGAATAAGCGCTTTAAAATCTTTTTTTAAAATGTTAATTAAAATGGCTTTATCTATAGCTTCAATAATGAAATTAACTTTAAAAGTATCATTCAAAAAAGAGAAATCAAAAATTTTATTTCCCATTTCTGTTGTAAATACTACACGATGATTGGCTTCTCCAAGTTTTTTAACTATAAGAATACCGCTAAAATTATTATCACGAACTGTAATATTTGCTTTATAGACATAATCTTTTTTTTCATTTGAAAAGTATGGATTATGAATTATTTTATTTGATGTTGTCTGTATTTGAAAATTACGCTTTTTAGAATACGAACCACATGCTATAAAAAGCAAACAGAAACTACTGATTAAATATCGCATCGGATAAGTTTGTGTTTACTATTCGATTACTAAAAACAATTTTTGTATAATCCTCTGATGGTTCTATCATTTTCAATTCTACAACATCGCCTTCCTCATTAAATAGTATCTGAAATGCTTTTATGTATTTCGAAAACTTTTTGTCCTTTGGGTTAAAGTAAACTTTACTATTGACACCATCTTTAAAATATGTAATATCAAATTCATTTTCATCAAACAAATCCCCTTTTACGCTATTTATAATTAGGGTGTTTAGTTGTTTAAACATTTTGCTTGATCCAATATCTATGTTGCTTTTTTTGCCTTCATCATTAATAAAAAGAGTTTCGTTTTTAAATAAAACAGCATATTTAAAAGGTGTTAGATATTCCCATTTTACCATATTGGGAGATTTAAACGACAGTTTACCCGAAGACTTAATATCGTTAGATAAAAAGTCTAAATGTTTGTATTGCGTAAAGTCACTTAATAAGGTTTTTATTGTAGCTGCTTGTGTTTTTACCTTAGCTTTTAAAGTTGCTGATTCTGCTATGCTCATTTTGGTTTGTGCATGCAGTAGAGTGCCCATAAAAAATAATATATAAATAATATTACGCATATGCTTTTATGTTAAATAGAGAGTCTATGGTAACAGATTCTATATTTTGTTTCTGTAAAAATAACAATAACTGTTCCAATACTGTAATTGTTTTTAAACTTGTATCGTGAAGCAAAATAACATCGCCTTTTGAAAGGTTTTTTGTAACGCGCTTAAAGATCCTTTCGGGGGTCCTTGAAGTGGTATCTAAAGAGCGGACATTCCAGCCTATAGACTGCAATTGAGTTTCTTTTATGGCTCTTTTTATTCTTGGGTTGGTAACACCAAAAGCTGGTCTGAATAATTGCATTGTAAAACCCATGATATTTTTTACAATGTTATTCGTTTTTTGTAATTCTCTAATGACATTTTTAGTTTTAAAAAAACCAAAATTATTAGCGTGGGTATAGGTATGATTACCAACAGTATGTCCCTGCTTTATGATTTCTCTGAATAAATTTGGATAGGCTTCAATATGCTTTCCTATGCAAAAAAAAGTCGCTTTAGCATCGTGCTTTTTTAAAAGTTCTAAAACTTTGGGTGTGAATTCTGGGTGTGGACCGTCATCAAAAGTAATCGCTATTTTATTTTCTTTAATGGTTTTATTATGATGAAGTGATTTAAGATGATAATTCCATTTTATAAAAAAAGAACCGGCAACGGTGACTAAAAACCAAACAATTGCTAATATAGATACATACCATTTAAAAAAGTTACCTGTAAATATTAAAACAAGCAAAGCTATGATTGTTATTATATTTACCGATTTGTAATTTATCATCTATGTAATAAAGTGAAGCTATGGTTCTCTCCTCTATATTGATTGTAAAGTAAAATAGTTTTATAATTTGAGGTTGGAATATTATTAAGTTTTACCACTTCTGGAAGCTTTTGAGTTTTCAATATTTTTGATGCCAACCATACACCAAATGACGATGCTGTATTAAATTCACCACACAAATGTTTATAATAAACTTGTTGCGTGTTATTAAAAATTCCAGAACTCAATTCATTATAAAAACTGTCGTAAGTAACATCTCCATTGTTTCCTAAAACCAGAATATCAATAGCTTCAATATCAATATTATTCTCTTTTAAGAATGCTTTGGCAACATCAGCAATATTTGAATCTCCCAGTGTGTTGTATGTGTTTATGGCAACAATTTGAGCATAACTAGAATCTTGCTTAAGATTAGACAGCACAAAGAAATTCGCGCCTTCCCCAAAAACAGCCCCTTCTGTTTTAGATTGCAATAAATTTGTAGAATTTACTTTTTCTTCTTTTATATGATTGATAAGTTTATGTAAAGTGCATGTATATTCTTCAATTTCATCAACACCTCCAACTAAAATAGTACTGGCTTCATCGTTTTCCAGCATTAATTTTCCATCTAATACTGCAGACTCAAAAGAAATGCTTGCATGTACATAGGTGAAATTATAACCTTTACATTGCATACCAAGCGCTATTTGTCCTCCAACAGTGTTGTGTGTGGATTGTATAAAAGATGTTGGTGTTAAAAACTGCTCATCATTATCTATAATAGCACTTAAAAATTTCTTAGAATCTTTAAGGCATCCCATTCCCGTTCCTGTGATGATGGCATCTACTGTCTCTAAATTTGCCTCATTTAGAGCTATTTTAGAAGCTACAACTCCCATTTTAACCCCTTTTGCCATTCTACGAGAGTTTGCTGGAGAAATATAGTCTTTGTAGTTTGGGTCTACTGCTAAAATGATATGGTCTTCATAAGAAATAATGTCATCTAAAAACGATGAATTATCAAACGTTTTTTGGGATGAAATTGAACCAAGACTATTTATATAAACGGGTTTCATTGTTTTTTTGAGAAAATAACGGTTGAACAATTACCTCCAAACCCTAATGAATTTGATAATACCGTATGCAATTCTTTTTCTTTAAGTTCTAATTGCGGTGTCATACTAAATTCCTTCATTTGGGTTTTAAAATTCAAATTGGGATAAATCACATTATTCTGAAGTGCCAAAACGGAATATACGGCTTCAATAGCTCCAGCAGCAGCAAGCGTATGTCCAGTATATGCCTTTGTTGAACTAAAATCTGGAACATGCTTATCAAACACTCTTAAAATGGCACGTCCTTCGGATAAATCATTATTTCCAGTCGCCGTGCCATGCGCGTTAATATAATCGATATCGCTTGAAGATAAATCGGCGACCTTTAG from Flavivirga abyssicola includes the following:
- a CDS encoding C45 family autoproteolytic acyltransferase/hydolase, whose protein sequence is MLLLLVSSCGISKSLNDVPDVSKYNSSIPERIKISDSTYVLHDNFLTKNKQGLWELYVEGDPYERGLITGSLTKELFNNQEQVFLSKINDFVPSKTKQALLRKFLAWFNRKMYLHIPEEYKTEIYGLSKYASLGYDHIANPYLRVLYLHGAHDIGHALQDLALVGCSSFAAWGEKTDDGSLIIGRNFDFYAGDDFAKEKIIAFVNPTEGHKFMSVTWGGMIGVVSGMNEHGITVTINAGKSKIPLIAKTPISILNREILQYASTIEEAIAIAKKRQVFVSESILIGSAKDKKAITIEVSPENFGVYEVANSNQLICSNHFQSKAYADDKKNLKHKAESHSQYRYQRMEELLNQQPNITPQIAVDILRNKEGLQNKSIGYGNEKALNQLLAHHAIVFKPEQRLVWVSSNPYQLGEFAAYNLNDVFKNPTKKGLSNTQLTIEKDPFQFSDAYQNYENYRKLSTQFQSSIKNDEYVDPSIISEIQTTNPEYWEGYYLVGKYYYKKGYFTAALHAFEKAKTKEITTVPDQREIDLYITKLKRKLDL
- a CDS encoding phytoene desaturase family protein; translated protein: MKTHYDVVIVGSGLGGLASAIILAKEGYSVCVLEKNNQYGGNLQTFVRNKTIFDTGVHYIGGLDKGQNLYQYFKYIDIIDDLSLKKLDENGFDIVTFDNDPIEYRHAQGYEKFIEVLIKQFPEEESAIVTYCNKLKETCDSFPLYNLKQGKPYYDNMDIFQLQAKKYINSLTNNKKLQAVLAGTNFLYAGDGERTPFYVHALTINSYIESAYRCINGGSQITKALIKKLKEHGGETYKHHDVVKFGFDDGKITSAICSNGKEIKGDLFISNIEPKLTLKLVGEDKFRKSYTNRVDKIESTIAAFSLYIVLKPNSFKYENKNFYHFKNPDNVWDVHKYTQESWPEGYMMSMSVKKNMDDYGDNITVMTYMHYDELKPWVDTFNTVAHKNERGQTYEQFKEEKAEKLIKELELKFPNIRDCIQEMYTSTPLSYRDYIGSNRGSMYGYVKDVNKPMQSFLSPRTKIKNLMFTGQSLNMHGILGVTISAVTTCSEILGKDYLLNKILKVNNEQETSRK
- a CDS encoding MMPL family transporter, whose amino-acid sequence is MDSVFYNIYKKIAAKKLISFSVLFLMLLSLLFVASKIEFEEDITKLIPSNDKTSEAQKVLKTVNFADKIIVNIAKEPNGSLDDITQYASQLMDSINITSSKYVKQIQGKVEDEDILETLDFVYKNLPLFLDESDYTTIKNKIQKDSIDAITHSNYKTLVSPSGFIAKESILKDPLGLSFIALKKLQQLGFGDDFSFHNGFLISKDKNHLLLFITPTFGSSETAENAKFAEHLYKISNQLNNTFKNKAQSEYFGGVLIAVANARQIKQDIQFTVGIAMSILLIILIVFYKKISIPVILFVPTLFGGLLAVALLYIIRVKISAISLGIGSVLLGVTLDYSLHILTHIRSNNNIKSLYKEITKPLLMSSLTTALAFLCLLFLNSQALQDLGIFAAISVIGASVFALLFIPLAYRDSVKKVKKNTLIDNLAGFHFHKKKGLIITLLVAFVISFFTYNRVGFNKDLTKLNYEPQHLKEAQMRLDALTNIASKSVYLAAYDNSEKDALEINDNIYKKLQALKTEKKIIDFSSIGTLIHSEKKQKQRIAKWNAFWNDETIANTTNNLIESGNTFGFKPTTFHSFYTLLNTVFKPLQTEDYKALKTISTEDYITSKDHFITVTTLVKVQDENTQELIDIFKNNSQTLVIDRQQMNETFLGNLKNDFNNLVVYSLVVVLLLLLLFYRSLSLTLVTSIPIALTWLLTIGVMGLFHIEFNIFNIIISTFIFGLGIDYSIFITNGLLHEYKTGEKAFATHKTSIILSVITTILGVGVLIFAKHPALYSISLVSIIGILSAVIISFTIQPSLFKLFIGSKTKRPITLRLLIHSILSFGYFGLGGLLISLFSATLLKIIPVSKKVKMRWFHKTVSKYMKSVLYTNPFLKKNVINLSNETFEKPAIIIANHTSFLDILAVGMLHPKIIFLVNDWVYNSPVFGKAVQAAGFYPVSSGIENGVSHLQRKVNQGYSLMAFPEGTRSLTNKMKRFHKGAFYLAEQLNLDIIPVLIHGNSEVNPKGSFLIRNGSLTVKILERIPIENKSFGESYKQRTKNISADFKQQFNDLRQDIEHDTYFHEIVLEDYRYKGDALYKMVKEDLKTYKETYSVILNTIDKKDTILHLSKDYGQLDFLLSLDAIDRKIISYIEDTAVTMMLQNSFITNKHNRINFENTIDDALKSPANVLIININGVTPKQINSILNSHINLLILLKESRNLYTETINALGFKSDYENENLIIFKR
- a CDS encoding DUF2062 domain-containing protein encodes the protein MNINLTNQKITDLGVCVLIPTYNNDRTLKQVIDGILQFTQHIIIINDGSTDNTVQILKGYSQLQHIHIEKNKGKGNALRMGFKHAETLGYHFAITIDSDGQHFPEDIPAFVDELEKSDNKNILLIGARNMSQKNVPKKSSFGNKFSNFWFWAETGIKLQDTQSGFRLYPLKALKKLKFYTSKFEFEIEVIVKSAWSGVDVKNIPVRVLYDETERVSHFRPFKDFTRISILNTWFVILTLIYIKPRNFFRKLKKKGFKRFFKEDLFGTQDAASKKALSIALGLFIGLSPFWGFHTALVIFLALIFKLNKTIAFVFSNISIPPFIPFILYTSSKMGQYLLGVELEYTREEMIENFEVLKHLKTYIVGSFSLAIITATSLGVLSYFLFLILDKKVVLNNG
- a CDS encoding hotdog family protein; the encoded protein is MLLEGLYKVNNLEVVDNSITANIFINKDHVIFKGHFPDNPVMPGVCMMQIIKEITENVVKKKLFTQSANNIKFMAIINPFNTPELELKLDISETDEGYKVKNISKFEDTIALKSTTNFIVK